Proteins encoded together in one Mycobacterium sp. MS1601 window:
- a CDS encoding M13 family metallopeptidase yields MTVEAIRSGIDLSYVDPSARPQDDLFGHVNGRWLTDYTIPADRATDGAFRSLFDRAEEQVRDLILEAAGSGAQAGTDQQRIGDLYNSFMDTDAVERRGVQPLLDELALIDAADSPAALAATLGALQRTGAGGGVGLYVDTDSKNSTRYLVHVSQSGLGLPDESYYRDPQHEAILTAYPEHIAAMFGLVYNASPVDYAASAAAIVALETKLAAAHWDVVKRRDADLTYNLRRFADLDSEAPGFDWAGWVGALGTSPEQVAELVVRQPDYLTAFASLWSSETLGDWKLWARWRLISARAGYLTEALVAENFGFYGRTLSGTEAIRDRWKRGVSLVESLLGDVVGKLYVERYFPPESKARMDVLVDNLREAYRVSINQLEWMTPETRRKALAKLDKFTPKIGYPATWRDYSALVIAPDDLYGNYRRGYEVSFERELAKLGGPVDRDEWFMTPQTVNAYYNPGMNEIVFPAGILQPPFFDAEADDAANYGGIGAVIGHEIGHGFDDQGAKYDGDGNLVDWWTDADRAEFGARTKALIEQYEEFSPRDLDSAHHVNGAFTVGENIGDLGGLSIALLAYQISLGGKEAPVIDGLTGVQRVFFGWAQVWRTKSREAEAIRRLAVDPHSPPEFRCNGVIRNMDAFYEAFEVSADDALYLDPEHRVRIWN; encoded by the coding sequence GTGACGGTAGAAGCTATTCGCTCGGGCATCGACCTGAGCTACGTCGACCCATCAGCCCGGCCGCAGGACGACCTGTTCGGACACGTCAACGGCCGCTGGCTCACCGACTACACCATTCCCGCGGACCGGGCCACCGACGGCGCCTTCCGGTCGCTGTTCGACCGCGCCGAGGAGCAGGTTCGCGACCTGATCCTCGAAGCAGCCGGCTCCGGTGCTCAGGCGGGCACCGATCAGCAGCGCATCGGCGACCTCTACAACAGTTTCATGGACACCGACGCCGTCGAGCGCCGCGGTGTGCAGCCACTGCTCGACGAATTGGCGCTGATCGACGCCGCCGACAGTCCTGCCGCCCTGGCCGCGACGTTGGGCGCGTTGCAGCGCACCGGCGCCGGCGGAGGTGTCGGGCTCTACGTCGACACCGATTCCAAGAACTCCACGCGGTACCTGGTGCACGTCAGCCAGTCCGGCCTCGGCCTGCCGGATGAGTCCTATTACCGCGACCCGCAGCACGAGGCCATCCTCACGGCGTATCCCGAGCACATCGCGGCGATGTTCGGGCTGGTGTACAACGCCTCACCGGTGGACTACGCGGCCAGCGCCGCCGCCATCGTCGCACTGGAAACCAAACTGGCTGCGGCACATTGGGATGTGGTCAAGCGCCGCGACGCCGACCTGACCTACAACCTGCGCCGGTTCGCCGATCTGGACTCCGAGGCGCCCGGCTTCGACTGGGCCGGGTGGGTGGGTGCACTGGGCACCTCACCGGAGCAGGTGGCCGAACTCGTGGTGCGCCAACCGGATTACCTGACCGCGTTCGCCTCGCTGTGGTCGTCGGAGACGCTCGGCGACTGGAAGTTGTGGGCCCGCTGGCGGCTGATCAGTGCGCGCGCCGGATATCTGACCGAGGCTCTGGTGGCCGAGAACTTCGGGTTCTACGGGCGCACCTTGAGCGGCACCGAGGCCATCCGCGACCGGTGGAAGCGCGGGGTGTCCCTGGTGGAGAGCCTGCTGGGCGATGTGGTCGGAAAGCTCTATGTGGAGCGGTATTTCCCGCCCGAGTCGAAGGCGCGGATGGACGTGCTGGTGGACAATCTGCGCGAGGCGTACCGGGTGAGCATCAACCAGTTGGAGTGGATGACGCCCGAGACCCGACGCAAGGCGCTGGCCAAGCTGGACAAGTTCACCCCGAAGATCGGCTACCCGGCGACGTGGCGGGACTACTCGGCACTGGTGATCGCACCCGACGATCTGTACGGCAACTACCGCCGCGGCTACGAAGTCAGCTTCGAGCGCGAGCTGGCCAAGCTGGGTGGGCCGGTGGACCGCGACGAATGGTTCATGACCCCGCAGACTGTCAATGCCTACTACAACCCGGGGATGAACGAGATCGTGTTCCCCGCAGGCATTCTGCAGCCGCCGTTCTTCGACGCCGAGGCCGACGACGCCGCGAACTACGGCGGCATCGGTGCGGTGATCGGGCATGAGATCGGCCACGGTTTCGATGACCAGGGCGCCAAGTACGACGGTGACGGAAACCTCGTCGACTGGTGGACCGATGCCGACCGCGCCGAGTTCGGTGCCCGCACCAAGGCGCTGATCGAACAGTACGAAGAGTTCTCGCCCCGTGACCTCGATTCCGCACATCACGTCAACGGAGCGTTCACCGTCGGTGAGAACATCGGCGATCTGGGCGGGCTGTCCATCGCACTGCTGGCCTACCAGATCTCACTGGGCGGCAAGGAGGCGCCGGTGATCGACGGGCTCACCGGAGTGCAGCGGGTGTTCTTCGGCTGGGCGCAGGTGTGGCGCACCAAATCTCGTGAGGCCGAGGCTATTCGGCGACTGGCCGTGGATCCGCATTCGCCGCCGGAGTTCCGCTGCAACGGCGTGATCCGGAACATGGACGCCTTTTACGAGGCGTTCGAGGTGTCCGCCGACGACGCGCTGTACCTGGATCCGGAGCATCGCGTCCGCATCTGGAACTGA
- a CDS encoding transcriptional regulator gives MTLAADAHRPGLQAGAGADRPVEFWSTAAIRSALETGDITVWQRIVVAIKRDPFGRTARQVEEVLEKSEPLGISKALSEVLVRSRQHLEANERAEAARHVRLLLNRSGLSEQEFASRIGVPVADLVVYLDGEISPPASLMIRMRRLSDRFAKMRSPRPGPS, from the coding sequence GTGACGTTGGCCGCAGATGCTCACCGCCCCGGCCTGCAAGCCGGTGCCGGCGCCGACCGGCCGGTCGAGTTCTGGTCCACCGCTGCCATCCGGTCAGCCCTCGAAACGGGTGACATCACCGTCTGGCAGCGCATCGTGGTGGCGATCAAGCGCGACCCGTTCGGCCGCACCGCCCGCCAGGTCGAGGAAGTACTGGAGAAGTCCGAGCCGCTGGGTATCTCCAAAGCACTGTCCGAGGTGCTGGTGCGCAGCCGACAACATCTGGAAGCCAATGAACGCGCCGAGGCCGCCAGGCACGTTCGGCTGCTGCTGAACCGCTCCGGGCTCTCGGAGCAGGAGTTCGCCTCCCGCATCGGCGTTCCCGTCGCGGATCTCGTGGTTTACCTCGATGGCGAGATCTCGCCGCCGGCATCGCTGATGATCCGTATGCGCAGGCTCTCGGACCGCTTCGCCAAGATGCGCTCACCCCGCCCCGGTCCGAGTTGA
- a CDS encoding metal-sensitive transcriptional regulator has translation MADEPEHGYSPNKDNYAKRLRRIEGQVRGIAKMIDEDKYCIDVLTQISAVNSALQSVALGLLDEHLGHCVSHAVAEGGAEADKKLAEASAAIARLVKS, from the coding sequence GTGGCAGATGAACCCGAGCACGGTTACTCACCGAACAAGGACAACTACGCCAAACGACTGCGGCGCATCGAGGGTCAGGTTCGCGGTATCGCGAAGATGATCGACGAGGACAAGTACTGCATCGACGTGCTGACCCAGATCAGCGCGGTCAACAGCGCACTGCAGTCGGTGGCGTTGGGTCTGCTGGACGAACACCTCGGCCACTGTGTGTCCCACGCGGTGGCCGAAGGCGGTGCCGAGGCGGACAAGAAGCTGGCCGAGGCGTCGGCGGCCATTGCCCGACTGGTGAAGTCCTGA
- a CDS encoding thiamine-binding protein — protein sequence MLIAFSISPTGGDDTGGVSAAVAEAVRVVRASGLPNETNAMFTNIEGEWDEVMAVVKQAVDAVAAVSPRVSLVLKADIRPGFTGQLTAKVERLERQLEG from the coding sequence ATGCTCATTGCCTTCAGCATCAGTCCCACCGGCGGCGACGACACCGGTGGCGTCAGCGCTGCGGTGGCCGAAGCGGTCCGCGTGGTGCGCGCGTCCGGCCTGCCCAATGAGACCAACGCGATGTTCACCAACATCGAAGGCGAGTGGGACGAAGTGATGGCAGTGGTGAAGCAGGCCGTCGACGCGGTGGCCGCGGTGTCACCGCGGGTGAGCCTGGTTCTCAAGGCCGACATCCGGCCAGGCTTCACCGGGCAGCTCACGGCCAAGGTGGAGCGCCTGGAACGCCAGCTGGAAGGTTAG
- a CDS encoding L,D-transpeptidase, which produces MRRTVVAMLSTAGVAASMVLSAAPAAAEPVPAPPPPAPAPFGFPPPPPNLLAPAPAADPLAAPMPGAVPGAPGVTTGTAAGQNPLPFTGEPPFRPPTFNPVNGSMVGVAKPIIINFAVPIANRQMAEDAIHISSNPPVPGRFYWLSDSQVRWRPQDFWPKGTVVNIDAAGTKSSFRVGESLVATVDNDTKQMEIMRDGELVKTFPVSLGKPGYDTKNGTYYVLEKFADIVMDSSTYGVPVSAAEGYKVDVEDAVRIDNSGIFVHGAPWSEADQGVRNVSHGCINLSAEDAQWFYDNFGSGDPVVVKNSTGLYDQNDGAQDWQLF; this is translated from the coding sequence ATGCGTCGCACTGTGGTGGCCATGTTGAGTACGGCCGGGGTGGCCGCATCGATGGTGTTGTCGGCAGCGCCGGCAGCCGCCGAACCGGTACCGGCGCCGCCGCCCCCAGCGCCCGCACCCTTCGGTTTCCCGCCCCCGCCGCCCAACCTGTTGGCGCCGGCGCCCGCAGCGGATCCGCTGGCCGCGCCGATGCCCGGTGCCGTTCCCGGGGCGCCCGGCGTCACCACCGGTACCGCCGCGGGCCAGAACCCGCTGCCCTTCACCGGTGAGCCGCCGTTCCGACCGCCGACGTTCAACCCGGTCAACGGATCGATGGTGGGCGTGGCCAAACCGATCATCATCAACTTCGCGGTGCCGATCGCCAACCGGCAGATGGCCGAGGACGCCATCCACATCTCGTCCAACCCGCCGGTCCCCGGCCGCTTCTACTGGCTCAGCGATTCGCAGGTGCGCTGGCGCCCGCAGGACTTCTGGCCCAAGGGCACCGTCGTCAACATCGACGCCGCAGGCACCAAGTCCAGCTTCCGCGTCGGTGAGTCCCTGGTGGCCACGGTGGACAACGACACCAAGCAGATGGAGATCATGCGCGACGGGGAACTCGTCAAGACCTTCCCCGTTTCGTTGGGCAAACCCGGCTACGACACCAAGAACGGCACCTACTACGTGCTGGAGAAGTTCGCCGACATCGTGATGGACTCCTCCACCTACGGTGTACCGGTCTCGGCTGCCGAGGGCTACAAGGTGGACGTCGAGGACGCCGTGCGCATCGACAACAGCGGCATCTTCGTCCACGGCGCACCGTGGTCGGAAGCCGATCAGGGCGTCCGCAATGTCAGCCACGGCTGCATCAACCTCAGCGCCGAGGACGCCCAGTGGTTCTACGACAACTTCGGCAGCGGTGACCCGGTGGTGGTGAAGAACTCGACCGGCCTCTACGACCAGAACGACGGCGCCCAGGACTGGCAGCTGTTCTGA
- a CDS encoding hemophore: MAFTKTAAITLLAGVSGVAAAILAAPAAVAAPDPCAASQIARTVGSVGTNTGIYLEANPETNDVLTMLAAQPAGPNSIAALKLYFERDPQAAKDLQAIQTPLTSLSTKCKLPISLPQVLSLMQAAQGADLPAAVPDAANAVIGGRAAAPVLPVGTGNGLR; encoded by the coding sequence ATGGCCTTCACGAAGACCGCCGCCATCACCCTGCTCGCCGGCGTCAGCGGCGTGGCCGCCGCGATCCTGGCCGCGCCTGCGGCCGTGGCCGCCCCGGATCCCTGCGCGGCCAGCCAGATCGCCAGAACCGTGGGTTCCGTCGGCACCAACACCGGCATCTACCTCGAAGCCAATCCCGAGACCAACGATGTGCTGACCATGCTGGCCGCCCAGCCCGCCGGACCCAACTCGATCGCGGCGCTGAAGCTGTACTTCGAACGGGATCCGCAAGCTGCCAAGGATCTGCAGGCCATCCAGACGCCGTTGACGTCGCTGAGCACCAAGTGCAAGCTGCCGATCTCGTTGCCGCAGGTCCTGAGCCTGATGCAGGCCGCGCAGGGCGCCGATCTCCCCGCGGCGGTGCCCGACGCGGCCAACGCCGTCATCGGAGGCCGTGCTGCCGCGCCGGTGTTGCCCGTCGGCACCGGCAACGGGTTGCGCTGA
- a CDS encoding CoA-binding protein has product MTLEDILRQTRTVAVVGASANPSRPSYGVYRYLKANTDYQLYPVNPTITDIDGDKVYASLADLPVVPDMVDVFRRYDDLPSVLAETLALPALPKTLWLQQGLFHEQVGRDAQAAGLQVVMDRCLKVDHAELVGGR; this is encoded by the coding sequence TTGACACTCGAGGACATCCTGCGTCAGACACGCACGGTCGCGGTGGTGGGGGCATCAGCCAACCCGTCGCGCCCGAGTTACGGCGTGTACCGCTATCTGAAGGCCAACACGGACTACCAGCTGTACCCGGTGAACCCGACCATCACCGACATCGACGGCGACAAGGTGTACGCCAGCCTGGCTGATCTGCCGGTGGTGCCGGACATGGTGGACGTGTTCCGGCGCTATGACGATCTGCCGTCAGTGCTCGCCGAGACACTGGCGCTGCCGGCGCTGCCGAAAACGCTCTGGCTGCAGCAGGGGCTGTTTCACGAGCAGGTGGGTCGCGACGCGCAGGCCGCCGGACTGCAAGTGGTGATGGACCGCTGCCTGAAGGTGGACCACGCTGAACTCGTCGGAGGTCGTTAG
- a CDS encoding DUF305 domain-containing protein: MIARKSTRLAAGVAALAAALFLTACNNPQPASDGHTDHSHESTEQEPVIDGEPAAFNDADVSFASMMVPHHEQAVELSALVPDRSTNPELIALAQQIQAAQEPEINTMKAFLVQWNEGEDTHAGHDMSTMDGMVAPATMTQLESLQGTEFDTLWLQSMIAHHEGAITMAQAELADGANADAKSLAQHIIDGQQAEIDQMKSMLGGG; encoded by the coding sequence ATGATTGCTCGGAAGTCCACCCGCCTGGCCGCCGGCGTGGCCGCACTGGCCGCCGCCCTGTTCCTGACCGCCTGCAACAATCCGCAGCCGGCCTCCGACGGGCACACCGACCACTCCCACGAGTCCACCGAGCAGGAGCCCGTGATCGACGGTGAACCCGCCGCATTCAATGATGCCGACGTCAGCTTCGCCTCGATGATGGTGCCCCATCACGAGCAGGCCGTCGAACTGTCCGCCCTGGTGCCCGACCGGTCGACCAACCCCGAGCTGATCGCGCTGGCGCAGCAGATCCAGGCGGCGCAGGAGCCCGAGATCAACACCATGAAGGCGTTCCTGGTGCAGTGGAACGAAGGTGAAGACACTCACGCGGGTCACGACATGTCCACCATGGACGGCATGGTCGCGCCCGCGACGATGACGCAGCTCGAGTCGCTGCAAGGCACCGAATTCGACACACTGTGGTTGCAGTCGATGATCGCTCACCACGAAGGTGCCATCACCATGGCCCAGGCTGAACTGGCCGACGGTGCCAACGCGGACGCCAAGTCACTGGCGCAGCACATCATCGACGGACAGCAGGCGGAGATCGACCAGATGAAGAGCATGCTCGGAGGTGGCTAG
- a CDS encoding MMPL family transporter: protein MMRLSSLLRRFRWLVFTAWLLALVPSVWLILTQSSNLTGGGFEVEGSQSLHVQYEVEDHFPDEGASPLALVAAPRADASYEDMNSAVAELERLVAEVPAVTIVPNPAQPPPQPDRPYVVSLKLGFDNTGAVDTAKQLRQRVGINGEEPGQTADGKVRLYVIGQGAVGAAASEATKHDIAEAEKWNLPIVLIVLLAVFGSLAAAAIPLLIGVCTVVVTMGLVFLLSMFTTMSVFVTSTVSMFGIALAVDYSLFILMRFREELRAGRDAKQATDAAMATSGLAVVLSGATVIASVTGIYLIDTPVLSSMATGAILAVAVAVLTSTTLIPAVLGIFGRAAAKRSRVLHWGRRAETTQSRFWTRWIGGVMRRPWLSALGATVFLLALAAPVMSMSLGNSMLRQFEATHEIRGGVGAAAEALGPGALGPVRVLVTFPDGNAGAPENMAVVDAIGAEMGRTVNIVSVTPAVVSDDNRSALLSGILAVDPEDIAARNTIDSLRERLPQTPGAENLSVDVGGPTALIKDFDERVAHMEPWVFVFVATIAFVMLLAAIRSVFLALKGVVMTILSVAAAYGSLVMIFQWGWLQDLGFEPLGSIDSTIPPLVLALTFGLSMDYEIFLLTRVRERFLQSGDTRDAVAYGVSTSARTITSAALIMIAVFIGFAFAGMPLVAQMGVACAVAIAVDATVVRLVLVPALMAMFDQWNWWLPKWLGRVLPSVDFEKPLPKVDLGDLVIIPDDISALVAPGADLRMVVKSAAKLKDLAPDAITVADPLAFSGCTGLSALTTAFKVKVKGSDDARAVSARQARLGLPLRRNRSEKNPSPDGGSGQATVRVQRPVHPVTMWRGRLAVALDALSVQNDPSSDFHHALRRQCPVETTNVQLPTGDRLRIPTGAETIRLKGYLIMSRNHRRDFAEFADLVDAMESQTAALALAGIDRYYSGQPTDGQWVATQLVRRLADPHPDDANDEHAGPAAEADWEKVRQRCLTVAVAMLEEAR from the coding sequence ATGATGCGACTGAGCAGCCTGTTACGCAGGTTCCGCTGGCTGGTCTTCACCGCATGGTTACTGGCCCTGGTGCCCTCGGTCTGGCTCATTCTCACCCAATCGAGCAACCTCACCGGCGGCGGGTTCGAGGTCGAGGGCTCGCAGTCCCTGCATGTCCAGTACGAAGTCGAGGACCACTTCCCGGACGAGGGCGCCTCTCCCCTGGCGTTGGTGGCGGCCCCGCGTGCGGACGCCAGTTACGAGGACATGAACTCCGCGGTAGCCGAGCTCGAACGCCTGGTCGCCGAGGTTCCCGCGGTCACCATCGTGCCCAACCCCGCCCAGCCGCCGCCGCAGCCGGACCGCCCCTACGTGGTGTCGCTGAAGCTGGGCTTCGACAACACCGGCGCCGTCGACACCGCCAAGCAACTGCGCCAGAGGGTCGGCATCAACGGCGAGGAACCCGGTCAGACCGCTGACGGCAAGGTCCGGCTGTATGTCATCGGCCAGGGCGCGGTGGGTGCCGCGGCGTCGGAGGCCACCAAACACGACATCGCCGAAGCCGAGAAGTGGAACCTGCCGATCGTCCTGATCGTGCTGCTGGCGGTGTTCGGCTCGTTGGCAGCCGCAGCCATCCCGCTGCTGATCGGCGTGTGCACCGTGGTGGTGACCATGGGCCTGGTGTTCCTGCTGTCGATGTTCACCACGATGTCGGTGTTCGTGACCTCGACGGTGTCGATGTTCGGTATCGCGCTGGCCGTCGACTACTCGCTGTTCATCCTGATGCGGTTCCGCGAGGAACTGCGCGCGGGCCGCGACGCCAAGCAGGCCACCGACGCCGCGATGGCGACATCCGGTCTGGCGGTGGTGCTCTCGGGGGCCACGGTGATCGCGTCCGTCACCGGCATCTACCTCATCGACACCCCGGTGCTGTCGTCGATGGCCACCGGCGCCATCCTCGCGGTCGCGGTGGCGGTGCTGACGTCGACCACGCTGATCCCGGCGGTGCTCGGCATCTTCGGGCGGGCGGCCGCCAAACGGTCCCGGGTGCTGCACTGGGGTCGACGCGCCGAGACCACCCAGTCCCGGTTCTGGACCCGCTGGATCGGCGGGGTGATGCGACGACCGTGGCTCTCGGCGTTGGGAGCCACGGTGTTCCTGCTGGCGCTGGCGGCGCCGGTGATGTCGATGTCGTTGGGCAACAGCATGTTGCGCCAGTTCGAAGCCACCCACGAGATTCGCGGTGGCGTGGGGGCAGCCGCCGAGGCGCTTGGTCCCGGTGCGCTGGGACCGGTCCGGGTACTGGTCACCTTCCCCGACGGCAATGCCGGCGCGCCGGAGAACATGGCTGTCGTCGACGCCATCGGAGCCGAGATGGGCCGGACGGTCAACATCGTGTCCGTCACCCCCGCGGTGGTTTCCGACGACAACCGCAGCGCGCTGCTGTCCGGAATCCTGGCCGTCGACCCCGAGGACATCGCCGCCCGCAACACCATCGATTCCCTGCGCGAACGTCTGCCCCAGACCCCGGGTGCCGAGAACCTCTCCGTCGACGTCGGCGGCCCCACCGCACTCATCAAGGACTTCGATGAGCGGGTGGCGCACATGGAGCCGTGGGTGTTCGTGTTCGTCGCGACGATCGCCTTCGTGATGCTGCTGGCAGCCATCCGCTCGGTGTTCCTGGCGCTCAAGGGCGTGGTGATGACCATCTTGTCGGTGGCAGCCGCCTACGGCAGCCTGGTGATGATCTTCCAGTGGGGCTGGCTGCAGGATCTGGGCTTCGAACCACTGGGCTCCATCGACAGCACCATTCCGCCGCTGGTGCTCGCGCTGACCTTCGGGTTGTCGATGGACTACGAGATCTTCCTGCTCACCCGTGTCCGCGAACGGTTCCTGCAGTCGGGCGACACCAGGGACGCCGTGGCCTACGGCGTCTCGACCAGCGCCCGCACCATCACCAGCGCGGCTCTGATCATGATCGCCGTGTTCATCGGCTTCGCCTTCGCCGGAATGCCACTCGTGGCGCAGATGGGCGTGGCCTGCGCGGTGGCCATCGCCGTCGACGCCACCGTGGTGCGGTTGGTGCTGGTGCCCGCGCTGATGGCGATGTTCGACCAGTGGAACTGGTGGCTGCCCAAGTGGCTGGGCAGGGTGCTGCCGTCGGTGGACTTCGAGAAGCCACTACCCAAGGTGGACCTGGGCGACCTGGTGATCATTCCGGACGACATCTCGGCGTTGGTGGCGCCCGGGGCCGACCTGCGAATGGTGGTGAAGTCGGCGGCCAAGCTCAAAGACCTGGCGCCGGACGCCATCACCGTGGCCGATCCGCTGGCGTTCAGCGGGTGCACCGGACTCAGTGCCCTCACCACCGCGTTCAAGGTCAAGGTCAAGGGCAGCGACGACGCCCGCGCGGTGAGCGCCAGACAGGCGCGCCTGGGTCTGCCGCTGCGTCGCAACCGCAGCGAGAAGAACCCGTCGCCGGACGGCGGCTCCGGCCAGGCCACCGTCCGGGTGCAGCGCCCCGTCCACCCCGTCACGATGTGGCGGGGCCGTCTGGCCGTCGCACTGGATGCCCTCAGTGTGCAAAACGATCCCAGTAGCGATTTCCACCACGCGCTGCGCAGGCAGTGTCCGGTGGAGACCACCAACGTGCAGCTGCCCACGGGTGACCGGCTGCGCATCCCGACCGGCGCCGAGACCATACGGCTCAAGGGTTACCTGATCATGTCTCGCAACCACCGTCGCGACTTCGCGGAGTTCGCCGACCTGGTCGATGCCATGGAGTCGCAGACCGCCGCACTCGCGCTGGCCGGTATCGACAGGTACTACTCTGGGCAACCGACCGATGGACAATGGGTCGCCACCCAGTTGGTCCGCAGGCTCGCCGATCCTCATCCCGACGACGCGAACGACGAGCACGCCGGGCCCGCTGCTGAGGCAGACTGGGAGAAAGTCAGGCAGCGCTGCCTGACGGTGGCCGTGGCGATGCTGGAGGAGGCGAGGTGA
- the ilvD gene encoding dihydroxy-acid dehydratase → MPSETPDIKPRSRDVTDGLEKTAARGMLRAVGMGDDDWAKPQIGVGSSWNEITPCNMSLQRLAQAVKGGVHEAGGYPLEFGTISVSDGISMGHEGMHFSLVSREVIADSVETVMQAERMDGSVLLAGCDKSIPGMLMAAARLDLASVFLYNGSIMPGVAKLSDGSEKEVTIIDAFEAVGACSRGLMSREDVDIIERAICPGEGACGGMYTANTMASAAEALGMSLPGSASPVAVDKRREEYARRSGEAVVEMLRRGITARDILTKEAFENAIAVVMAFGGSTNAVLHLLAIAWEAGVKLELADFTRVGQRVPHLADVKPFGAYVMKHVDEIGGVPVVMKALLDAGLLHGDCLTVTGQTMAENLAHIEPPDPDGKVLRAMNNPIHPTGGITILHGSLAPEGAVVKSAGFDSDVFEGTARVFERERAALDALEDGTITHGDVVVIRYEGPKGGPGMREMLAITGAIKGAGLGKNVLLMTDGRFSGGTTGLCVGHIAPEAVDGGPIAFVRDGDRIRLDVANGTLDLLVDKDEFESRKAGFEPLPPVYTSGVLAKYTKLVGSAAVGAVCS, encoded by the coding sequence ATGCCCTCAGAGACTCCTGACATCAAGCCCCGCAGCCGCGACGTCACCGACGGCCTGGAGAAGACCGCTGCCCGCGGCATGCTGCGCGCCGTGGGGATGGGCGACGACGACTGGGCCAAGCCCCAGATCGGCGTCGGTTCCTCCTGGAACGAGATCACCCCCTGCAACATGTCGTTGCAGCGCCTGGCGCAGGCGGTCAAGGGCGGCGTGCACGAGGCCGGGGGCTACCCCCTGGAGTTCGGCACCATCTCCGTTTCCGACGGCATCTCGATGGGCCACGAGGGCATGCACTTCTCCCTGGTGTCGCGTGAGGTGATCGCCGACAGCGTGGAGACCGTCATGCAGGCCGAGCGGATGGACGGGTCGGTCCTGCTGGCCGGTTGCGACAAGTCGATTCCCGGCATGCTGATGGCCGCCGCCCGCCTGGATCTGGCCAGCGTCTTCCTCTACAACGGCTCGATCATGCCCGGCGTCGCCAAGCTCTCCGACGGCTCGGAGAAGGAAGTCACCATCATCGACGCCTTCGAGGCCGTCGGCGCGTGCTCGCGTGGGCTGATGTCGCGGGAGGACGTCGACATCATCGAGCGCGCGATCTGCCCCGGCGAAGGCGCCTGCGGCGGCATGTACACCGCCAACACCATGGCCTCGGCGGCCGAGGCGCTGGGAATGTCGTTGCCGGGCAGCGCGTCCCCGGTGGCCGTCGACAAGCGCCGCGAGGAGTACGCCCGCCGGTCCGGCGAGGCCGTGGTGGAGATGCTGCGCCGCGGCATCACTGCCCGCGACATCCTCACCAAGGAGGCGTTCGAGAACGCCATTGCCGTGGTGATGGCCTTCGGCGGCTCCACCAACGCGGTGCTGCATCTGCTGGCCATCGCGTGGGAGGCGGGCGTGAAGCTGGAGCTGGCCGACTTCACCCGCGTCGGCCAGCGGGTGCCGCACCTGGCCGACGTCAAGCCCTTCGGCGCCTACGTGATGAAGCACGTCGACGAGATCGGCGGGGTGCCCGTGGTGATGAAGGCATTGCTGGACGCCGGTCTGCTGCACGGTGATTGCCTGACGGTGACGGGGCAGACCATGGCCGAGAACCTGGCCCACATCGAGCCGCCGGACCCCGACGGCAAGGTGTTGCGCGCGATGAACAATCCGATCCACCCCACCGGTGGCATCACCATCCTGCACGGATCGCTGGCCCCCGAGGGTGCGGTGGTCAAGTCCGCCGGCTTCGACTCCGACGTGTTCGAAGGCACCGCAAGGGTTTTCGAGCGGGAGCGCGCCGCCCTGGACGCCCTGGAAGACGGCACCATCACCCACGGCGACGTGGTGGTCATCCGCTACGAAGGCCCCAAGGGCGGGCCGGGTATGCGCGAGATGCTGGCCATCACCGGCGCCATCAAGGGCGCCGGCCTGGGCAAAAACGTGCTGCTGATGACCGACGGCCGGTTCTCGGGCGGGACGACGGGGTTGTGTGTCGGACACATCGCACCCGAGGCCGTCGACGGCGGCCCCATCGCCTTCGTGCGCGACGGGGACAGGATCCGTCTCGACGTCGCGAACGGCACGCTGGACCTGTTGGTGGACAAGGACGAATTCGAGTCGCGTAAGGCCGGTTTCGAACCGTTGCCGCCGGTGTACACCAGCGGTGTGCTGGCCAAGTACACCAAGCTGGTGGGCTCGGCGGCCGTGGGTGCGGTCTGCAGTTAG
- a CDS encoding heme-binding protein, translated as MLLTARRTVVGVVGAGAMLLAVAPAAFAEPVPPPNCTAADLAGVASGVSAATSAYLFTHPDVNNFFTSMHGLPHEEIGPKVEEYFAANPVVAGELTNIRKPIQDIRLRCGDTDGDGDVDIL; from the coding sequence ATGTTGCTCACAGCCCGTCGCACGGTTGTCGGAGTTGTAGGAGCCGGAGCGATGCTGCTTGCCGTCGCCCCCGCGGCGTTCGCCGAGCCGGTGCCGCCGCCCAACTGCACCGCCGCCGACCTTGCCGGCGTCGCCTCCGGGGTGTCAGCAGCCACCTCTGCCTACCTCTTCACCCACCCGGATGTGAACAACTTCTTCACCAGCATGCACGGCCTGCCGCATGAGGAAATCGGTCCCAAGGTGGAGGAGTACTTCGCCGCCAACCCGGTTGTCGCAGGCGAACTGACCAACATCCGTAAGCCCATTCAGGACATCCGGCTCCGCTGCGGTGACACCGATGGGGACGGCGACGTCGACATCCTCTAG